Proteins from one Nicotiana tabacum cultivar K326 chromosome 23, ASM71507v2, whole genome shotgun sequence genomic window:
- the LOC107782109 gene encoding uncharacterized protein LOC107782109 — protein MPIAPVWVLLLGLPFHMHIWNYVKQVVSAIGTPLEMDLATRGRTRPSMTKVRVEIDLLKGQPDSVYVGQIYENAPQKVFVQKLEFEGVPKHCKFCKKLGHNMINCRALERKKAAEARELEAQKDMANQNEEAKGNKKDNKLDE, from the coding sequence ATGCCTATTGCTCCGGTATGGGTCCTTCTTCTTGGTTTACCTTTTCATATGCACATATGGAACTATGTTAAACAAGTGGTGAGTGCAATTGGTACCCCCCTTGAAATGGATTTGGCTACTAGAGGAAGGACGAGGCCAAGCATGACAAAAGTTAGAGTCGAAATCGACCTGCTTAAAGGCCAACCAGACTCTGTTTATGTGGGACAAATATACGAGAATGCTCCTCAGAAAGTTTTTGTTCAAAAATTAGAGTTTGAAGGTGTTCCAAAACACTGTAAGTTTTGTAAAAAGTTGGGTCACAATATGATCAATTGTAGAGCTCTAGAAAGGAAGAAAGCTGCTGAAGCTAGAGAATTGGAAGCTCAAAAAGATATGGCAAATCagaatgaagaagcaaaaggaaataaaaaagacAACAAACTGGATGAATAA